One window of Candidatus Stygibacter australis genomic DNA carries:
- a CDS encoding SUMF1/EgtB/PvdO family nonheme iron enzyme, with the protein MISNKYLVFILLIGLSISILSGQELNQLSIVGKATRATGEIVPGDKLDANKNQAALISFITDLDVDMDFRPWNGAVGKITNPAMGRWNVYVSPGERAIDVHAEGFEPLKVVLSSFGINSVKSGDVFHLKITGNKSITISIIADPNGAEKWLDGELLGTEDTYTISKGEHLLEVKKSGYMDYTKTITVEEEQVLFRDIVLNEIEPVMITMKSVPDGADININNVNEGITNKQLFKFPGKYNLRLSKDKYDQIEEEITVIQEGDNVFDYTLVSNTSVLTINTIPSDCAILINNQELSGKSKEVSAGMYKVEVKKEGYYAETRTVTVIKGKDKTESFELSQKFGKLQFVVEPMEANVTLSKGNNTVQNWKGSKYLRELAIGKYAISANCKGYQNQTKQIEIDVDATTEVSISLQPETAYNNTSSRTGKSLVGMVFVEGGTFQMGSNDGESDEKPVHRVTVSNFYIGRYEVTQELYESVMGKNPAKFKESGKDAPVEQVSWYDAVEYCNKLSDKEGLDRCYSSSGTNIKCDFNANGYRLPTGAEWEYAALGGNKSKGYKYAGGNDLKQVAWYSDTSGSKTHSAGGKQANKLGIYDMSGNVWEWCWDWYGDYDSSKQNNPRGSSLGSDRVNRGGSWNSYARGCRIAYRSYFSPGYSRSRIGFRVASSSK; encoded by the coding sequence ATGATAAGTAATAAATATTTAGTTTTTATTTTGTTAATAGGGCTTTCAATCAGTATTTTGTCAGGTCAGGAATTAAATCAGCTTTCTATTGTGGGTAAGGCAACCCGGGCAACTGGTGAGATTGTGCCTGGTGATAAACTGGATGCTAATAAAAATCAGGCAGCTCTGATTTCTTTTATTACTGATCTGGATGTTGATATGGATTTTCGTCCCTGGAACGGGGCTGTGGGTAAGATCACTAATCCGGCAATGGGTAGATGGAATGTTTATGTATCACCTGGTGAACGTGCTATTGATGTGCATGCTGAGGGTTTTGAACCTTTGAAAGTGGTGCTGTCTTCTTTTGGGATAAATAGTGTAAAATCCGGGGATGTGTTTCATCTGAAGATAACAGGAAATAAATCTATTACAATATCAATTATTGCTGATCCCAATGGCGCAGAGAAGTGGCTGGATGGTGAATTGCTGGGTACAGAAGATACATATACAATCAGCAAGGGCGAGCATCTGCTGGAAGTGAAGAAGAGCGGGTATATGGATTATACAAAGACCATTACAGTAGAAGAGGAGCAGGTGCTTTTCAGGGATATAGTATTAAATGAAATAGAGCCAGTAATGATCACGATGAAATCAGTGCCCGATGGAGCTGATATCAATATTAATAATGTAAATGAGGGCATAACCAACAAGCAGTTATTTAAATTTCCGGGGAAATATAATTTACGACTGTCAAAGGATAAATATGACCAGATTGAAGAGGAAATCACTGTAATCCAGGAGGGTGATAACGTTTTCGATTATACTTTGGTAAGTAATACTTCAGTACTTACTATTAACACGATACCGTCTGATTGTGCTATCCTGATCAATAATCAGGAATTAAGTGGAAAGAGCAAAGAAGTTTCTGCCGGGATGTATAAAGTGGAAGTGAAGAAAGAAGGATATTATGCTGAAACCCGCACAGTGACAGTGATCAAGGGAAAAGATAAAACAGAGAGCTTTGAATTGAGTCAGAAATTCGGTAAACTTCAATTTGTAGTGGAGCCGATGGAAGCAAATGTTACTTTATCTAAAGGTAATAATACTGTGCAAAACTGGAAAGGTTCCAAATATCTGCGCGAACTGGCAATTGGTAAATATGCAATTTCTGCAAATTGCAAGGGCTATCAGAACCAGACTAAGCAAATTGAGATAGATGTGGATGCTACTACAGAGGTGAGCATTTCTTTGCAGCCAGAGACAGCATACAATAATACATCTTCCAGAACCGGCAAGAGTTTGGTAGGAATGGTTTTTGTGGAAGGCGGTACTTTCCAGATGGGGTCAAATGATGGAGAAAGTGATGAAAAACCGGTACACCGCGTGACAGTGAGTAATTTTTATATTGGCAGATATGAAGTAACTCAGGAGCTGTATGAATCTGTGATGGGAAAGAACCCTGCTAAGTTCAAGGAATCTGGCAAAGATGCTCCAGTTGAGCAGGTTAGCTGGTATGATGCTGTGGAATATTGTAATAAACTTAGTGATAAAGAAGGACTTGATCGCTGTTATAGTAGTTCTGGGACTAATATTAAGTGTGATTTCAATGCTAATGGCTACCGGTTGCCAACAGGGGCTGAATGGGAGTATGCTGCTCTGGGCGGTAATAAAAGCAAGGGCTATAAGTATGCTGGGGGTAATGACCTTAAACAAGTAGCCTGGTATTCTGATACTTCAGGAAGTAAAACTCATAGTGCTGGGGGAAAGCAGGCTAATAAGCTTGGGATTTATGATATGAGTGGAAATGTTTGGGAATGGTGCTGGGACTGGTATGGAGATTACGACAG